One part of the Treponema peruense genome encodes these proteins:
- a CDS encoding V-type ATP synthase subunit D, giving the protein MAKIKLTKNEQKTQKDALKMYQRYLPTLTLKKQQLQSEIRIIDEKAKAVRARKLALEEDFRKWISVFGEKDVFRPDMVTVKNIRKGWGNIAGVKIPVYEGADFSRGDYNLYSTPLWIDLAADRMEKALELDLEAEVLDEQVRLLSKELRTTTQRVNLFEKVKIPETKANIKRIGIFLGDEQVNAVVRSKISKKKLQAAAVVSGEADQ; this is encoded by the coding sequence ATGGCAAAGATAAAGCTGACAAAAAATGAGCAGAAGACTCAAAAAGATGCGCTTAAAATGTACCAGCGCTATCTTCCGACTCTTACTCTCAAAAAACAGCAGCTACAGTCCGAAATCCGTATTATAGATGAAAAGGCTAAGGCTGTCAGGGCCCGCAAACTTGCGCTCGAAGAAGATTTCCGCAAATGGATTTCTGTCTTTGGCGAAAAAGATGTATTCAGGCCCGATATGGTTACTGTAAAAAATATTCGCAAAGGCTGGGGTAACATTGCCGGAGTAAAGATTCCTGTTTATGAAGGGGCAGATTTTAGCCGCGGAGACTACAATCTGTATTCAACCCCTCTGTGGATTGATCTTGCTGCCGACAGAATGGAAAAAGCCCTTGAACTTGATCTTGAGGCAGAGGTTCTTGACGAACAGGTCAGACTTTTGTCAAAAGAGCTCAGGACTACTACTCAGCGTGTAAATCTTTTTGAAAAGGTTAAGATTCCTGAAACAAAAGCGAATATCAAACGCATAGGAATTTTTCTTGGTGATGAGCAGGTTAACGCCGTTGTCCGTTCCAAGATTTCAAAGAAGAAACTTCAGGCTGCGGCTGTCGTTTCAGGGGAGGCCGACCAATGA
- a CDS encoding V-type ATP synthase subunit B, whose amino-acid sequence MNKVYSKIESINGSVITVRAKGVKLNELAEITTRFGRSLAEVNKIDGDLVSLQVFAGGRGVATNDQIRFLGHDMRVSFSENLLGRIFNGSAEPRDHGPSLTDNLVAIGGPSVNPSKRILPNRMMRTNIPMIDVFNTLVVSQKIPIFSISGEPYNQLLARIAMQAQADVIVLGGMGLKYDDYLYFKKTLEEGGALSKTVMFIHTAADPTVECMKIPDLSLAVAEQFALQGKDVLVLLTDMTNFADSMKEIAITQEQVPSNRGYPGDLYSQLASRYEKAVDFADQGSVTILAVTTMPGDDVTHPVPDNTGYITEGQFYLKGGHIEPFGSLSRLKQQVNSKTRKDHRALMDAMIRLYAQYKDTLEKKSMGFNMSAWDEKLLKYGAKFEEQMMDLSVNIPLEEALDNGWKILAECFEKQETGLKSELVEQFWPAD is encoded by the coding sequence ATGAACAAAGTATACAGTAAAATAGAGAGCATTAACGGAAGCGTTATTACAGTTCGTGCAAAGGGCGTAAAACTTAACGAACTTGCAGAGATAACCACACGCTTTGGACGGTCACTTGCCGAAGTAAACAAAATTGACGGTGACCTTGTTTCACTGCAGGTATTTGCAGGCGGGCGCGGTGTTGCTACAAATGACCAGATCCGCTTTCTGGGACACGATATGCGTGTTTCATTCAGCGAAAATCTTCTTGGAAGAATCTTCAACGGTTCTGCAGAGCCACGCGACCACGGTCCTTCGCTGACAGACAATCTTGTTGCAATCGGCGGACCTTCTGTAAACCCTTCAAAGCGTATTCTTCCCAACAGAATGATGCGCACGAATATTCCTATGATTGACGTGTTCAACACTCTTGTTGTAAGCCAGAAAATTCCTATTTTTTCAATTTCAGGTGAACCGTACAACCAGCTTCTTGCACGCATAGCAATGCAGGCTCAGGCTGACGTTATTGTTCTTGGCGGAATGGGTCTTAAATACGATGACTACCTTTACTTTAAGAAGACTCTTGAAGAAGGTGGTGCTTTGAGCAAGACTGTTATGTTTATTCATACTGCAGCTGATCCTACAGTAGAATGTATGAAGATTCCGGATCTTTCCCTTGCAGTAGCAGAGCAGTTTGCTCTTCAGGGAAAGGATGTTCTTGTTCTTCTTACAGATATGACAAACTTTGCTGACTCAATGAAGGAAATTGCCATTACACAGGAACAGGTTCCTTCAAACCGCGGTTACCCTGGAGACCTTTATTCACAGCTTGCATCACGCTATGAAAAAGCCGTTGACTTTGCTGACCAGGGTTCTGTAACAATTCTTGCAGTTACTACAATGCCTGGTGATGACGTTACACATCCTGTTCCTGACAATACAGGATACATTACAGAAGGCCAGTTCTATCTTAAGGGCGGTCACATTGAGCCTTTCGGTTCTCTTTCACGCCTTAAGCAGCAGGTTAACTCAAAAACAAGAAAGGACCACCGCGCACTTATGGATGCCATGATCCGTCTTTATGCCCAGTACAAGGATACACTTGAAAAGAAGAGCATGGGATTCAACATGAGCGCATGGGATGAAAAACTCCTTAAATACGGTGCAAAGTTCGAAGAGCAGATGATGGATCTTAGTGTAAATATTCCGCTCGAAGAAGCACTTGATAACGGATGGAAGATTCTGGCTGAATGTTTTGAAAAACAGGAAACCGGACTTAAGTCTGAACTGGTAGAGCAGTTCTGGCCTGCTGACTGA
- a CDS encoding V-type ATP synthase subunit A, giving the protein MTDTKGKVVAVNGNMVSVEFDGKVSLNEVGYVKVGGQSLKGEVIRIRGNTAQMQIYEMTNGISTDCNVEFTGDLLSVEVGPGLLGQVYDGLQNPLPLLAEHSGYFLERGVYLSALDENTKWDFTPTAKEGDVVFAGDSVGTVPEGPFTHKIQVPYGFLGSYTVKKIAKAGSYKIHDTIATLVDEKGKSHNICMSFKWPVKRAVNCYAERLSPEEPMVTKVRLIDTFFPVAKGGTYCIPGPFGAGKTVLQHTTSRNADVDIVIVAACGERAGEVVETLKEFPELKDPRTGRSLMERTIIICNTSSMPVASREASVYTGVTLAEYYRQMGLNVLLLADSTSRWAQAMREMSGRLEEIPGEEAFPAYLESTIASFYERAGIVRLRDGNVGSVTIGGTVSPAGGNFEEPVTQATLKVVGAFHGLSRERSDARRYPSIDPLDSWSKYKSIISRNLVEYAREIYKRGAEVNQMMKVVGEEGTSLDDFILYLKSEFLDAVYMQQDSFDDVEGATGVDRQKYVFSKIISILGSSFKISEKEEARGFFNMLRQNFIDMNYKTFGSKDFYDAEKKIDGILAEKGASVDSDVKALLKDGE; this is encoded by the coding sequence ATGACAGATACAAAAGGCAAGGTTGTTGCCGTTAATGGAAACATGGTTTCCGTTGAATTCGACGGAAAAGTTTCCCTGAACGAAGTAGGATATGTTAAGGTCGGAGGACAGAGCCTTAAAGGTGAGGTTATCAGAATCCGCGGAAATACGGCACAGATGCAGATCTATGAGATGACAAACGGAATCTCTACTGACTGTAATGTTGAATTTACTGGAGATCTTCTTAGCGTAGAGGTAGGACCGGGACTTTTGGGTCAGGTTTATGACGGACTCCAGAATCCGCTTCCTCTTCTTGCAGAACATTCAGGATACTTCCTTGAACGCGGTGTTTACCTTTCTGCACTTGATGAAAATACAAAGTGGGATTTTACTCCTACAGCAAAAGAAGGTGATGTAGTTTTTGCCGGTGACAGCGTGGGAACTGTTCCAGAAGGTCCTTTTACACACAAAATTCAGGTTCCCTACGGTTTCCTAGGAAGCTATACTGTAAAAAAGATTGCAAAAGCCGGAAGCTATAAAATTCATGACACAATTGCAACACTGGTTGACGAAAAGGGTAAATCACACAATATCTGCATGAGTTTCAAGTGGCCGGTAAAGCGCGCCGTAAACTGTTATGCAGAGCGTTTGAGTCCTGAAGAGCCTATGGTTACAAAAGTTCGCCTTATTGATACATTCTTCCCTGTTGCAAAGGGTGGTACTTACTGTATTCCGGGACCGTTCGGTGCAGGAAAGACTGTTCTTCAGCATACAACCAGCCGCAATGCAGACGTTGACATTGTTATTGTTGCTGCCTGCGGTGAGCGTGCCGGTGAAGTTGTAGAAACACTCAAGGAATTCCCCGAACTCAAGGACCCCAGAACGGGCCGTTCTCTTATGGAAAGAACAATTATCATCTGCAATACTTCTTCAATGCCTGTTGCATCCCGTGAAGCTTCTGTTTATACGGGTGTTACACTTGCAGAATATTACCGCCAGATGGGACTTAACGTTCTTCTTCTTGCTGACTCTACATCACGCTGGGCCCAGGCTATGCGCGAAATGTCAGGCCGTCTTGAAGAGATTCCGGGTGAAGAAGCATTCCCTGCTTACCTTGAATCTACAATCGCTTCTTTCTATGAGCGTGCGGGTATTGTACGCCTAAGGGACGGCAATGTAGGTTCTGTTACAATCGGTGGAACAGTTTCTCCTGCCGGCGGTAACTTTGAAGAACCTGTTACACAGGCTACACTTAAGGTTGTCGGCGCATTCCACGGTCTTTCAAGAGAGAGATCCGATGCACGCCGCTATCCTTCTATTGACCCTCTTGATTCATGGTCAAAGTATAAATCAATTATCAGCAGAAACCTGGTTGAATATGCACGCGAAATCTACAAGAGAGGTGCAGAAGTCAATCAGATGATGAAGGTTGTCGGTGAAGAAGGAACAAGTCTTGATGACTTTATTCTTTATCTTAAGAGCGAATTCCTTGATGCCGTTTACATGCAGCAGGACAGTTTTGATGATGTTGAAGGTGCAACCGGTGTTGACCGCCAGAAGTACGTATTCAGCAAGATAATTTCAATTCTTGGCTCTTCATTCAAAATTTCAGAAAAGGAAGAAGCCCGCGGATTCTTTAACATGCTCAGACAGAACTTTATTGATATGAACTACAAAACGTTCGGTTCAAAGGATTTCTATGATGCAGAAAAGAAAATCGACGGAATCCTTGCCGAAAAGGGAGCTTCTGTAGATTCTGATGTAAAGGCCCTTCTTAAGGATGGTGAGTAA